The Commensalibacter nepenthis genome has a window encoding:
- a CDS encoding D-alanine--D-alanine ligase has translation MSKKHVTVMRGGISSEREVSLASGSNIIEALQEAGYQVSDLIVNDDLEYVIQFLKEQRPDVVFNALHGRFGEDGAIQGVLEWINIPYTHGGICSSAIAMNKQMTRILLADAGLPVATGKVIPIQDLIIQDPLPVPYVVKPIEEGSSVGVYIITETDEQLRQQQREKIVKEWHFGDNVLIEQFIPGKELTVCVMQDNALTITDISSGTHHFYDYVSKYTAGESKHVLPAQIHPQAFQDAMNYAQQAHKILGCYPVSRTDFRYDTTNETPDNPGKLYILEINTQPGMTKTSLLPEQAAYCNISYPELCSWLVEHARCRI, from the coding sequence ATGTCGAAAAAACATGTCACCGTCATGCGGGGTGGTATTTCCTCTGAACGTGAAGTAAGTCTTGCAAGTGGTAGTAATATTATCGAAGCCCTACAAGAAGCTGGATATCAAGTCAGCGATTTAATTGTGAATGATGATCTGGAATATGTCATTCAGTTCTTAAAAGAACAACGTCCAGACGTTGTCTTTAACGCATTACATGGACGTTTTGGTGAGGATGGCGCTATACAAGGCGTTCTGGAATGGATAAACATTCCTTATACTCATGGTGGTATTTGTTCGTCTGCGATTGCGATGAATAAGCAAATGACTCGCATTTTGCTAGCTGATGCAGGATTACCCGTTGCGACAGGCAAAGTTATCCCCATCCAAGATCTTATAATACAAGACCCTCTTCCTGTTCCTTATGTTGTTAAGCCTATTGAGGAAGGTTCCTCTGTTGGGGTGTATATTATCACAGAAACTGATGAGCAATTACGCCAGCAACAACGAGAAAAGATCGTTAAAGAATGGCATTTTGGCGATAACGTTCTAATTGAGCAATTCATTCCTGGAAAAGAGCTAACTGTCTGTGTCATGCAAGATAACGCATTAACCATCACAGATATTTCCTCTGGCACGCATCATTTCTATGATTATGTTTCCAAATATACAGCAGGCGAATCAAAGCATGTTTTACCTGCACAAATACATCCCCAAGCTTTTCAAGATGCAATGAATTATGCACAACAAGCCCATAAAATTCTGGGATGTTACCCCGTTTCAAGAACAGATTTTCGATATGATACTACCAATGAAACACCTGACAATCCCGGAAAACTTTATATTCTTGAAATCAATACCCAACCAGGCATGACTAAAACTTCTTTACTGCCTGAACAGGCAGCCTATTGCAATATATCTTATCCAGAGCTTTGCTCTTGGCTGGTGGAACATGCAAGATGTCGTATTTAA
- a CDS encoding cell division protein FtsQ/DivIB → MSYLKKRPEYQNDRPSKSKIAILRSKRLLRPFILLLLIIGFFIGGGWLVFKMAGDEHFSVIEEKIGNILPMKITKILITGCNLTSEQDVKDALGIQIGDSIFNFSVQDAQKRLNDLPFADHVLLKRQLPNTIIIHITERTPFAVWQFNHQFKLIDRKGEIVNDHGMSGKDGKAFLQLPLVVGYGANTSASELVDILSSQPEIKKHVVAAVRVGNRRWNLDLKNHAVVLLPENQELPAIQRLNRLQKEMQILDRPIKTIDLRLADRLIIQEDKSFLNKPKDTDNPDNPDNADHSDNASTPSSEH, encoded by the coding sequence ATGTCGTATTTAAAAAAACGCCCCGAGTATCAAAACGACCGCCCATCTAAGAGCAAGATCGCCATTCTTCGTTCTAAACGATTATTACGTCCTTTTATTCTATTGCTCCTCATTATCGGTTTTTTTATAGGTGGGGGATGGCTGGTCTTTAAAATGGCTGGAGATGAGCACTTTTCCGTTATTGAGGAAAAAATTGGCAATATTCTACCAATGAAAATTACCAAAATTCTTATTACTGGATGCAACCTTACGTCAGAACAAGATGTTAAAGACGCTTTAGGCATTCAAATTGGGGATTCAATTTTTAATTTTTCCGTCCAAGATGCTCAAAAACGTTTAAATGATCTTCCTTTTGCAGATCATGTTTTACTAAAACGCCAATTACCCAATACTATTATTATCCATATTACTGAACGAACCCCTTTTGCTGTATGGCAATTCAACCATCAATTTAAACTGATTGATCGCAAAGGCGAAATTGTTAACGACCACGGGATGAGCGGGAAAGATGGCAAAGCCTTTTTGCAATTACCGTTAGTTGTCGGATATGGTGCGAATACAAGCGCTTCTGAATTAGTAGATATTTTATCCTCTCAACCTGAAATCAAGAAACATGTGGTCGCTGCAGTGCGTGTTGGAAATAGACGATGGAATTTGGATTTAAAAAATCACGCGGTCGTTTTACTGCCAGAAAACCAAGAGCTACCAGCAATTCAACGGTTAAATCGACTGCAAAAAGAGATGCAGATTTTAGATCGCCCCATAAAAACTATTGATTTACGTTTAGCGGATCGACTAATTATTCAAGAAGATAAAAGTTTTCTAAATAAGCCCAAAGACACGGATAATCCAGATAATCCAGATAACGCCGATCATTCTGACAACGCATCCACACCATCAAGTGAACATTAA
- the ftsA gene encoding cell division protein FtsA: MSKLTSSKKKAQKNNYNDNHDKNALTLAQSRQLVKSRVFPPDDLPYKKDWLPGIFGVLDIGSNKITCLIGQGKPNGQLQVLGYGWRRSHGVKQGGIVNLQAAERAIRSAVGQAEEAAERRLSKIYVNLSGGKPQSQLFNVDWPIGGKEINNHDIYRLVNEGVLRAQIDGREIIHALPLAFNVDETSGVEDPRGHQCELLSTRLHIIDTSATALRNLATVLMRAELEIEAIISTPLAAGLAVMAPDERELGATIVDMGGGTTSIGVFGEGQLLYTSQIPIGGSHITRDIAGILSTSIDTAEWLKTMWGSAEYSYDDEYQQLPIQMIGDDDYEVVTKIPLSRVISIIRPRIEETLELIRDRLDNANVGNATNGRVILTGGGSLLDGLGPLAARILNRQIRLGKPNNIIGLPDDTANSAAFSTAAGLLAWAAGDGRTLADLDFAEKKSEGFLKKLIEFIRIHI; this comes from the coding sequence ATGAGCAAGCTAACTTCTTCCAAGAAAAAAGCTCAAAAAAACAATTATAACGACAATCATGACAAAAATGCTTTGACTTTGGCACAGTCAAGACAGCTGGTGAAAAGCCGTGTGTTCCCCCCAGATGACCTTCCTTATAAAAAAGATTGGTTGCCTGGTATTTTTGGTGTTCTCGATATTGGCAGCAACAAGATCACCTGCCTGATCGGACAAGGAAAACCAAACGGACAATTACAAGTTTTGGGGTATGGTTGGCGTCGATCTCATGGTGTAAAACAAGGTGGCATTGTGAACCTACAAGCTGCAGAGCGTGCCATTCGATCCGCTGTCGGTCAAGCAGAAGAAGCAGCGGAGCGTCGTTTAAGTAAAATCTATGTTAATTTGTCAGGTGGAAAACCTCAAAGTCAACTATTTAATGTTGACTGGCCTATTGGTGGCAAAGAAATCAATAATCACGATATATATCGACTCGTTAATGAAGGGGTGTTAAGAGCACAAATTGATGGTAGAGAAATTATCCACGCTTTGCCCCTTGCCTTTAATGTCGATGAAACTTCTGGTGTTGAAGACCCTCGCGGTCATCAATGTGAATTATTAAGCACACGTTTACACATCATTGATACCTCGGCAACTGCGCTGCGTAATCTTGCGACGGTATTAATGCGTGCAGAACTCGAGATTGAAGCCATTATTTCCACCCCTCTCGCTGCTGGGCTAGCTGTGATGGCACCTGATGAGAGAGAATTAGGAGCAACAATCGTAGATATGGGCGGGGGCACCACATCTATTGGTGTTTTTGGTGAAGGTCAACTGCTTTACACTTCTCAAATCCCTATTGGCGGATCGCATATCACCAGAGATATTGCAGGTATTTTATCGACCTCTATTGATACTGCTGAATGGTTAAAAACAATGTGGGGCAGTGCAGAATACTCTTATGATGATGAATATCAACAACTTCCCATCCAAATGATTGGTGATGATGACTATGAAGTAGTTACAAAAATACCACTATCACGAGTTATTTCTATTATTCGCCCTCGAATTGAAGAAACATTAGAACTGATCCGTGATCGCCTAGATAACGCAAATGTCGGTAATGCTACCAATGGTAGAGTTATCTTAACAGGCGGTGGTTCTTTGCTAGATGGACTTGGACCTCTGGCTGCACGGATTTTAAATCGTCAAATTCGCCTTGGAAAACCAAATAATATCATAGGCTTACCAGATGATACCGCCAACTCCGCGGCATTTTCAACCGCTGCTGGATTATTGGCATGGGCAGCAGGGGATGGTCGAACATTAGCAGATTTGGATTTTGCAGAAAAAAAATCTGAGGGATTTTTAAAAAAGCTTATTGAGTTTATCCGAATACATATATAA
- the ftsZ gene encoding cell division protein FtsZ → MTLNLTIPQPAYADFTPRITVFGVGGGGTNAVDNMILLQLKGVEFVVANTDAQQLMKSCSDNRIQLGPHLTQGLGAGAKPDIGRAAAEEAAEEIARHMENVHMVFITAGMGGGTGTGAAPVIARMARERGILTVGVVTKPFTFEGARRARLAETGIAELQQFVDTLIVIPNQNLFRTATENTTWQDAFKMADEVLYMGVKGVTDLMMSPGLVNLDFADIRTVMAEMGKAMMGTGEIEGENRAIRAAESAISNPLLEDTSMAGARGLLINITGGSDLTLFEVDQAANRIREEVAEDANIIFGSAIDESLTGKIRVSVVATGIESPVQYEKQSPVAPPIEPEKKVVVPEAASLNINKAPNPNVGQVAETVETQKVPEPIKYQEPPAMTKPIAPQKIETSIETSSAVQNSDEPRAPSPDAIPERAAKTSPRSGLFSDSHHRQDDTPPPPSRSLFGIVTGALRGNKTYPNTSNEPGKSEPSIASNPEDQSKSNSATQAKIDEEGLDIPAFLRRKS, encoded by the coding sequence ATGACACTCAATTTGACAATTCCACAACCTGCCTATGCTGATTTTACACCTCGTATCACGGTTTTTGGTGTTGGTGGTGGCGGTACTAACGCTGTTGATAATATGATTTTGTTGCAACTCAAAGGCGTTGAATTTGTTGTTGCGAACACTGATGCGCAACAATTAATGAAAAGCTGCTCTGATAATCGTATTCAACTTGGTCCACACTTAACCCAAGGGCTAGGTGCCGGAGCAAAGCCTGATATTGGTCGTGCAGCAGCCGAAGAAGCCGCAGAAGAAATTGCGCGTCATATGGAAAATGTTCACATGGTATTCATTACTGCGGGTATGGGTGGTGGAACCGGCACTGGTGCTGCACCTGTTATTGCACGCATGGCACGTGAACGTGGGATTTTGACCGTTGGTGTCGTAACCAAACCCTTTACTTTCGAAGGCGCGAGAAGAGCACGTTTGGCAGAAACGGGTATAGCTGAACTTCAGCAATTTGTTGATACATTAATTGTCATTCCGAATCAAAACCTATTCCGCACAGCAACTGAAAACACCACATGGCAAGATGCCTTTAAGATGGCTGACGAAGTCTTATATATGGGTGTCAAGGGCGTTACCGACTTAATGATGTCCCCTGGTCTTGTTAATCTTGACTTTGCTGACATTCGTACTGTCATGGCTGAAATGGGCAAAGCGATGATGGGTACAGGCGAAATAGAGGGTGAAAACAGAGCGATTCGTGCTGCTGAATCTGCAATTTCTAATCCATTGCTAGAAGATACTTCTATGGCTGGGGCTCGTGGGTTGTTGATTAATATTACAGGTGGTTCTGACCTTACTCTGTTTGAAGTAGACCAAGCTGCAAATCGTATCCGTGAAGAAGTTGCTGAAGATGCCAATATTATTTTTGGTTCTGCAATTGATGAAAGCCTGACAGGTAAAATCAGAGTTTCTGTTGTTGCAACAGGTATCGAAAGCCCTGTGCAATACGAAAAACAATCTCCTGTTGCGCCACCAATTGAACCTGAAAAAAAGGTTGTTGTTCCGGAAGCAGCATCTTTGAACATCAATAAAGCACCCAACCCTAATGTAGGTCAAGTTGCAGAAACAGTTGAGACGCAAAAGGTTCCTGAACCCATAAAATACCAAGAGCCGCCTGCCATGACGAAACCGATAGCCCCACAAAAAATAGAAACGTCTATCGAAACCAGCAGTGCAGTGCAGAACAGTGACGAACCTCGTGCGCCTTCTCCGGACGCTATTCCAGAGCGTGCAGCAAAAACATCACCTCGTTCAGGTTTGTTCTCTGATTCTCATCATCGCCAAGATGACACCCCCCCTCCACCCTCAAGAAGCTTGTTTGGTATTGTAACTGGGGCACTACGCGGAAATAAAACATATCCTAATACATCTAATGAACCAGGAAAAAGCGAACCATCTATTGCCAGCAATCCAGAAGATCAAAGCAAGTCAAACAGTGCTACACAAGCCAAAATAGACGAAGAAGGTCTTGATATTCCAGCATTTTTAAGGCGCAAATCTTAA
- the lpxC gene encoding UDP-3-O-acyl-N-acetylglucosamine deacetylase gives MDQIKTNPLLKSTDTPLHSIYSTFPSIQSSIVPAHTISTPISCSGVGLHSGKYINLRLLPAPAGTGIIFRRTDLNNHPIHAHYSNVIDTTLSTVIACPNNPSIKIATIEHLMAALSGNQVDNVIVECDGSELPVLDGSSSHFNELIEQAGRQTLLAVIPNIKILKTVRVEKKDAFAELNPSLNHGLSLNLSIDFPAAAIGKQIFKMQLTPENFKAKLAHCRTFVLKSEIDTLHKMGLAKGGSLDNAIVVENDTILNPNGLRCENEFVKHKMLDAIGDLSLANVRIHGEFIGHKSGHNLNNLLLRKLMSNKDSWCYLPTSARSVTSEPTRIFAYQNHQIQEA, from the coding sequence ATGGATCAAATAAAAACAAACCCTTTGCTAAAGTCCACAGACACACCTCTTCATTCTATTTACTCCACCTTTCCATCAATCCAGTCTTCTATTGTTCCTGCACATACAATCTCTACACCGATTTCTTGCTCTGGTGTGGGATTACATTCCGGTAAATATATTAATCTTAGATTATTACCTGCACCCGCTGGAACAGGCATTATTTTCCGCAGAACAGACCTTAATAACCATCCTATTCACGCACACTATAGCAATGTCATTGATACGACCCTAAGCACTGTGATTGCTTGCCCAAATAACCCTTCGATAAAAATCGCGACCATCGAGCATCTGATGGCGGCTTTATCTGGTAATCAAGTTGACAATGTTATTGTTGAATGTGATGGTTCTGAACTCCCTGTTTTGGATGGTTCTTCCTCTCATTTTAATGAATTAATAGAGCAAGCTGGTCGTCAAACTTTATTGGCTGTCATACCCAATATTAAAATTCTAAAAACAGTGCGTGTTGAAAAGAAAGATGCTTTTGCTGAATTAAACCCATCATTAAATCATGGTCTGTCTTTGAATTTATCCATTGATTTTCCTGCTGCTGCCATTGGCAAACAAATCTTTAAAATGCAACTGACCCCTGAAAACTTCAAAGCTAAGTTAGCGCATTGCCGTACTTTTGTTTTGAAAAGTGAAATTGATACCCTGCACAAAATGGGACTAGCCAAAGGTGGAAGTCTTGATAATGCAATTGTTGTTGAAAATGACACGATATTAAATCCCAACGGTTTACGTTGCGAGAACGAATTTGTAAAACATAAAATGCTTGATGCTATTGGTGATTTGTCGTTAGCAAATGTTCGGATACATGGTGAATTTATTGGTCATAAATCCGGTCACAATTTAAATAATCTTTTGTTACGTAAATTAATGTCTAATAAAGATTCTTGGTGTTATTTACCCACCTCTGCCCGCTCCGTAACATCAGAGCCAACACGAATCTTTGCGTATCAAAATCATCAAATACAAGAGGCTTAA
- a CDS encoding outer membrane protein assembly factor BamD, translating to MLKHISRGFFSVLLVTSLVACGSGSGSKGEKKTLETSSSEANVKQGTAEQLYNNGIDAIKTKHYKLATKQFELLQENFPYSGYAPNAQLMQGYAFYLQNKYPEAVKQLETFLQLHPNSPDAPYAFYLRALCYYERISDVTRDQQSTLEALSALNDVVNRFPGTSYARDAQLKIDLCRDHLAGKEMLVGRFYEQQKNYEAAITRFQRVILDYQTTNHVAEALHRSVEIYLKLGLTDQARKTASILGYNYPNSTWYRYTYNDLKKYKLTSNQTEHPTAKNPGFFRRTWNSFTSLF from the coding sequence ATGTTGAAACATATATCACGCGGTTTTTTTTCTGTCCTGCTTGTGACTAGCTTGGTCGCATGCGGCAGTGGTAGTGGTAGCAAAGGTGAGAAAAAAACACTAGAAACGAGCTCTTCCGAAGCGAATGTAAAGCAAGGAACAGCAGAGCAACTCTATAATAATGGTATAGATGCAATCAAAACAAAACATTACAAACTTGCAACAAAGCAGTTTGAATTGTTACAAGAAAATTTCCCGTATTCTGGGTATGCTCCTAATGCACAATTAATGCAAGGGTATGCTTTTTACCTGCAAAATAAATATCCAGAAGCAGTTAAACAATTAGAAACCTTTTTACAACTACATCCCAATAGCCCTGACGCGCCCTATGCATTCTACTTGCGTGCATTATGCTATTACGAACGGATTTCAGACGTAACACGCGATCAACAAAGTACGTTAGAAGCCCTCAGCGCTTTGAATGACGTTGTTAATCGTTTTCCTGGCACTTCCTATGCACGTGACGCTCAGTTAAAAATTGACCTTTGTCGCGATCATTTGGCTGGTAAAGAAATGTTGGTCGGTCGTTTTTATGAACAGCAAAAGAATTATGAAGCTGCGATTACACGTTTTCAACGTGTCATTTTGGACTATCAAACCACCAATCATGTTGCCGAAGCATTACATCGTTCTGTTGAAATTTATTTAAAACTTGGTCTAACAGATCAAGCACGTAAAACAGCCTCTATATTAGGATATAACTATCCCAATAGCACATGGTATCGTTATACCTATAATGATCTAAAAAAGTATAAATTAACTTCTAATCAAACTGAACACCCAACGGCAAAAAATCCTGGTTTCTTCAGACGCACGTGGAATTCTTTCACATCTCTTTTTTAG
- the recN gene encoding DNA repair protein RecN, whose protein sequence is MLTQLSIRNVVLIEKLDLFFDRGLTVFTGETGAGKSILLDSLGLALGERASASLVRVGANQATVTACFEVPSSHPIYKQLSDQGFEQSDLADTALVIRRIIASDGRSRAYINDQPVGLSFLKEIAQNLVEMQGQHEQVGLMDPRGHLSILDNFGVSKPLLQKTQMLYAKWIEATAKLSALRATIEATAQEEEWLRESVKELQQLAPQGNEELDLIEKRKNLQQDERRQEALTSALTILSPQDRRAFQPAQALLNASKSLQKLLPSSFDEQTALGSTDQAVQEALEAIIRAEEALGEAENILNHIINDIQLDPQLLDEIEERLFTLRAAGRKYGVNIDELSNLLQEFEMRLLNLDLGNYQIQELEQEVATCRAAYEDIAEKLSADRQKIAKKLETTITQELTPLKLDRAQFFVSITPLSSEAWNQTGKDQVQFLIAANPGVPAAPLNKAASGGELSRLLLALKVVLSQQSTLSALVFDEIDSGVGGSTASAIGDRLHRVAQNLQVFVVTHSPQVAASGDVQLKISKTIEKGITLTHTKQLSTEERREEIARMLAGNHVTDAARAAADSLLHRSN, encoded by the coding sequence ATGTTAACTCAACTCTCTATACGTAATGTTGTTTTAATTGAAAAACTCGATTTATTTTTTGATCGAGGATTAACTGTTTTCACTGGGGAAACAGGTGCAGGAAAATCAATTTTACTCGACAGTCTGGGTCTGGCATTGGGCGAGAGAGCCAGTGCTTCTTTAGTAAGGGTCGGAGCCAATCAAGCCACCGTGACAGCGTGCTTTGAAGTTCCCTCGTCACATCCGATTTACAAACAATTATCCGATCAAGGATTTGAACAATCTGATTTGGCGGATACTGCGTTGGTTATTCGCCGTATTATCGCATCTGATGGACGTTCACGTGCTTATATTAATGACCAACCTGTTGGACTTAGTTTTTTAAAAGAAATCGCACAAAATCTTGTCGAGATGCAAGGACAACATGAACAAGTTGGCTTGATGGACCCAAGAGGACATTTGTCAATCCTAGATAATTTTGGTGTTTCTAAACCTCTCTTACAAAAAACACAAATGCTTTATGCGAAATGGATAGAGGCAACGGCTAAACTTTCTGCACTCAGAGCAACTATTGAAGCCACTGCTCAAGAAGAAGAGTGGTTAAGAGAATCTGTCAAAGAACTCCAACAACTTGCACCCCAAGGAAATGAAGAATTAGATCTGATTGAAAAACGAAAGAATTTACAGCAAGACGAACGACGACAAGAGGCTTTAACCTCTGCGTTAACGATCCTTTCCCCTCAAGATCGCCGTGCGTTCCAACCTGCTCAAGCGTTACTCAATGCCAGTAAATCTCTACAAAAATTACTCCCTTCCAGTTTTGATGAACAAACTGCGTTAGGTTCAACCGATCAGGCTGTTCAAGAAGCATTAGAGGCTATAATTCGTGCAGAAGAAGCGTTGGGAGAAGCCGAGAATATATTAAATCATATCATTAATGATATTCAACTTGATCCACAATTACTGGATGAAATTGAAGAACGTCTATTTACTCTACGTGCTGCGGGACGTAAATACGGTGTCAATATTGATGAACTTTCCAATTTATTACAAGAATTTGAAATGCGTTTATTGAATCTTGACCTTGGGAATTATCAAATCCAAGAACTAGAACAAGAAGTTGCTACTTGTCGTGCAGCCTATGAGGATATTGCTGAAAAATTATCAGCTGATCGACAAAAAATTGCAAAAAAACTCGAAACAACCATTACACAAGAATTGACCCCATTAAAACTTGATCGTGCGCAATTTTTTGTATCGATTACGCCATTGTCAAGTGAGGCTTGGAATCAAACAGGCAAAGATCAAGTGCAATTCTTAATTGCTGCTAACCCTGGTGTTCCAGCTGCCCCACTAAATAAAGCAGCATCAGGTGGTGAATTATCCCGTTTATTATTGGCATTAAAAGTCGTTTTAAGCCAACAATCTACTTTATCTGCGTTAGTTTTCGATGAAATCGATTCTGGTGTTGGCGGATCAACGGCCTCTGCCATTGGGGATCGTTTACATCGTGTCGCACAAAATTTACAAGTTTTTGTAGTCACACATAGCCCACAGGTTGCAGCCAGTGGTGATGTGCAATTAAAAATTAGCAAAACCATTGAAAAGGGCATTACGTTAACCCATACCAAACAATTAAGTACTGAAGAACGGCGCGAAGAAATTGCCCGCATGTTGGCGGGAAATCACGTTACTGACGCAGCTCGAGCCGCGGCTGATAGTTTATTACACAGATCAAATTAA
- the ligA gene encoding NAD-dependent DNA ligase LigA: protein MNSFQTPFITITPQDLTLPQAKEELSALAEYLHQCDDAYYNQDNPVADDATYDQLRRRHKEIEAYFPELIEQNSPSQTVGSQLTSGLKKIKHRVAMLSLDNVFDSEEFQDFINRIQRYLDLKKNDLSQLTFVAEPKIDGLSINLTYEKGILTQASTRGDGTVGEDVTANIKTIASLPQKLSGNIPYLMEIRGEVYISKENFLKLNQEQEQANKRLFANPRNAAAGSLRQLDPEITRTRPLSLFVYAQGYSNAPIANTHDLFLKQLETWGFEVNPLYQIVKNADEAEAFQQELMTKRSELPYDIDGIVYKVNNINFQERLGFIGRSPRWATAWKFPAEQAITRLKKIDIQVGRTGALTPVALLEPINVGGVIVTRATLHNEDEIIRKDVRENDLVILQRAGDVIPQIVSVDPSTLEAPRSEPYQFPTHCPVCGANAEKPANEVVRRCTGGLTCNAQIEERLIHFCSKDAFDIEGMGSKTVSEFFHKGIIHQPADIFHLQDHQDTILHSEGWAELSVKNLLSSIENKRTISLDRFIYALGIRRIGIATAKILAKHYTSFSNWQDQMLAAQTIGSDERLTLGSIEGIGPAIADELVAFFTEDHNQKTLSDLAEVLTIQDVETTQEGVLVGKILVFTGTLSTMTRSEAKDIAERLGAKVTSSVSAKTDYVVEGVDGGSKAKKAKELGIKCLDEKEWRELIGYSISDA from the coding sequence ATGAATTCTTTTCAAACACCATTTATTACCATTACTCCGCAAGATCTTACGCTTCCTCAAGCAAAAGAAGAGCTCTCTGCATTAGCTGAATATCTGCATCAATGTGACGATGCGTATTATAATCAAGATAACCCTGTCGCTGATGATGCAACTTACGATCAACTTCGTCGCAGACATAAAGAAATCGAAGCGTATTTTCCAGAGCTGATCGAACAAAATAGCCCCAGCCAAACCGTTGGCAGCCAACTTACAAGCGGGCTAAAGAAAATCAAACATCGTGTCGCAATGCTTTCTTTGGACAACGTGTTTGATAGTGAAGAATTTCAGGATTTTATTAATCGCATTCAACGATATTTAGACCTAAAAAAAAATGATTTAAGCCAGTTAACCTTTGTTGCAGAACCTAAGATTGATGGGCTTTCGATTAATTTAACCTATGAAAAAGGGATTTTAACCCAAGCAAGCACACGCGGAGATGGAACCGTTGGAGAAGATGTCACCGCAAATATCAAAACCATTGCTTCTTTGCCACAAAAACTGTCAGGAAATATTCCATATCTGATGGAGATTCGTGGCGAGGTCTATATTTCAAAAGAAAATTTCCTCAAGCTCAACCAAGAGCAAGAACAAGCAAATAAACGTCTATTTGCTAATCCAAGGAATGCAGCCGCTGGCTCTTTACGTCAACTTGATCCAGAAATTACACGCACACGTCCTTTATCTCTTTTTGTATATGCTCAAGGCTATTCCAACGCCCCTATTGCAAACACACATGATCTTTTCCTAAAGCAACTAGAAACATGGGGATTTGAGGTTAATCCTTTATATCAAATTGTAAAAAATGCTGATGAGGCAGAGGCGTTTCAACAAGAATTAATGACAAAACGTTCTGAACTGCCATATGATATTGATGGTATTGTTTACAAAGTCAACAACATCAACTTCCAGGAACGTCTTGGCTTTATCGGACGCTCCCCTCGTTGGGCAACAGCATGGAAGTTCCCAGCGGAACAAGCCATTACACGCTTAAAGAAAATTGATATTCAAGTTGGCAGGACTGGCGCATTAACGCCTGTCGCTTTGCTGGAACCCATTAATGTTGGTGGGGTGATTGTTACGCGTGCCACTTTACATAATGAAGATGAAATTATCCGCAAAGATGTTCGTGAAAATGACCTTGTCATTTTACAACGTGCAGGCGACGTGATCCCTCAAATTGTTTCTGTTGATCCATCAACTTTAGAAGCCCCACGCTCTGAACCCTATCAATTTCCAACCCATTGTCCCGTTTGTGGTGCGAATGCTGAAAAACCTGCTAATGAAGTCGTGCGTCGTTGCACAGGTGGATTAACCTGTAATGCGCAAATCGAAGAGCGCCTTATTCATTTTTGTTCCAAGGATGCGTTTGATATTGAAGGCATGGGGAGCAAAACTGTTTCTGAATTCTTCCATAAAGGAATTATCCATCAGCCTGCTGATATTTTCCATCTACAAGATCATCAAGATACAATCCTACATTCCGAAGGATGGGCAGAGCTTTCAGTTAAAAACCTTTTAAGTTCTATTGAAAATAAAAGAACAATTTCATTAGATCGCTTTATCTATGCCTTGGGTATTCGTCGTATAGGTATTGCAACGGCTAAAATTTTAGCCAAACATTATACTTCTTTTTCCAATTGGCAAGACCAAATGTTGGCAGCTCAAACCATTGGATCTGATGAGCGTTTGACCTTAGGCTCTATCGAAGGCATTGGTCCAGCCATTGCCGATGAATTGGTTGCTTTTTTTACTGAAGACCATAACCAAAAAACGTTAAGTGATTTGGCTGAAGTATTAACTATCCAAGATGTTGAAACAACACAAGAAGGCGTTTTAGTTGGTAAAATATTGGTTTTTACAGGCACTTTATCCACCATGACCCGATCCGAAGCCAAAGATATCGCCGAACGACTAGGCGCAAAAGTCACAAGCTCGGTTTCTGCTAAAACAGATTATGTTGTTGAAGGTGTTGATGGTGGTAGCAAAGCAAAGAAAGCCAAAGAACTGGGCATCAAGTGCCTAGATGAAAAAGAATGGCGGGAACTTATTGGCTATTCAATATCTGATGCATAA